CTGTCCCACCTGTCGAGTCTGGGGTGCATAGCCGGCATCAACGGCAGCGCGCGAGGAACCCACGGCTGCGCCAAGCGCGTCGGCCAGCTGTTCGACGAGGACGAAGTCATCCTTGGAGCCCAGGCCCTTACCGCCGGAGACGACCTTTTTTGCAGTCCGAAGGTCGGGCCGACTTGAGGTCTCTCCCGTGGCGTGCACGTTGCCCAGCGCGGCAGCTCCGGCTGGATCAACGCTCACGGATGCCGTTGTCACCTCCGGGGCCACAGCGGTCACAGCGGAGGCTTCGAAGGCGCCCGGGCGGACTGTGATGATCATCGGAGCGCCACCGTTTGCAGAGGCCTCCACAACGAAAGATCCTCCAAAGACCGAATGAGTCGTCGTGAAAGCGTTGTCGCTCTTCGTGATCGCAACGACATCGGCATTGACAGCAGCGCCGAGGCGAACCGCAGCCCGGCCAGCGATATCCTGACCGTCGTGAGTGTGTGAGAGCAGAATCGCTTGCGGGTCGAACTGGTGTGCCGCTTGCGTCAGGCCTTCAAGTTGGGGTGCGGTCAAGGCGGTGTGGGCGTGTTCATTTTCGGCAATGAAGACCTTCTCGGCTCCAAGGGCACCCAGCTTTGTTGCCACTGCCTCCCCGGCGCCTGGCGGTACGGTAGCCACTGCCACGGGAATTCCCCATTGGGCGGCCGCTGAAATCAGTGCTTGCGTGTCTCCGCGGACGTCCCCCGAGGGAGAGATGTCGGCCAGAATCAAAATGTGGGACATGGTGGTTCTCCTTAGGACCTAGAGCAGGCGGTTCTGTGCCAGAAATTCGGCGAGGTCGCGGCCGGCGTTGCCGGAGTCGACGATCTTGATGCCGCCGCTGCGTGCCGGCCGTTCACGGGATGAGACGATGACAGAAGAAACGGGACGTGCGGCATCGACGCCGAGTTCGGCGAGGGTAACTGTCGTGTAGGGCTTCTTTTTTGCACTCAGAATTCCCTTAAAGTTCGGGAATCTTGGATCGGGCAACCGTTCCGTAATTGATGCCACGGCGGGAAGATTCGCTGAGACCTCCACCATGCCACTGTCTGCGCCTCGAACACCCGACACCCGGTTCCCGGATATTTCGATGGATTCCAGGAACGTCACGTGGGGAACACCGAGGTGTTCAGCAACCATGGCTGGGATCATGCCTCCCCTGCCATCGGTGGATTCGTTACCGGCAATAACGAGGTCG
The window above is part of the Pseudarthrobacter sp. IC2-21 genome. Proteins encoded here:
- a CDS encoding electron transfer flavoprotein subunit beta/FixA family protein — translated: MKILVLVKEVPDTWGERKLDPASGRVDRESVDPVLDEIGERAIEAALTIKGSDKSTEVIVVSMSPSSASKSLRKGLAMGATSAIHLADEALRGADMLLTAEALSVLIQNEGFDLVIAGNESTDGRGGMIPAMVAEHLGVPHVTFLESIEISGNRVSGVRGADSGMVEVSANLPAVASITERLPDPRFPNFKGILSAKKKPYTTVTLAELGVDAARPVSSVIVSSRERPARSGGIKIVDSGNAGRDLAEFLAQNRLL
- a CDS encoding electron transfer flavoprotein subunit alpha/FixB family protein, encoding MSHILILADISPSGDVRGDTQALISAAAQWGIPVAVATVPPGAGEAVATKLGALGAEKVFIAENEHAHTALTAPQLEGLTQAAHQFDPQAILLSHTHDGQDIAGRAAVRLGAAVNADVVAITKSDNAFTTTHSVFGGSFVVEASANGGAPMIITVRPGAFEASAVTAVAPEVTTASVSVDPAGAAALGNVHATGETSSRPDLRTAKKVVSGGKGLGSKDDFVLVEQLADALGAAVGSSRAAVDAGYAPQTRQVGQTGITVSPDLYIALGISGAIQHRAGMQTSKVIVAVDKDQDAPIFDIADYGVVGDVFTIVPQLIQAIGERQRQQV